In Candidatus Sulfotelmatobacter sp., the genomic stretch TTGGCTTCCAGCCGATAGACGTAGAGTCCCGCGGGCCATCCGGCGTCGTTCAGCGTCAGGATTCGCTCGCCCGCCGGAAGCCACGCCGCGATCGGCCGGGCGATCTCGCGTCCCGCCACGTCGAACACCGACAAGCGCACTGCGCCCTCGGCCGGCAGGCGGAAGCGCAGCCGCGTGCCGCCGCGCGACGGATTGGGCGACGCCGCGAACTCGAGGCCGGAAACCCCGGCGACCGGCACCTCGACGGTGAGCTGAGTAAAGCCGGCGCGGGTCAGTCCGTTCTGGATTTCGGCATTGCGCATGAAGCGCTGCCAGATCGAGCCGGTACGATAGTTCTCGAGCATCAGGAGGATCGGCCCCTGATCGATCCCGAGCACGTCGGTGTCGAACCAGTTCTGGCCGGGATTCAGGCCGTCGGTGAACCCGTAGGGTCCGAACATCTGGGCGCGATATCGGTTCCACAGGTTGTAGATCACGGGCCACACTTCGTCGGGCGCGAAGATCAGGCTGGTGATGGCGGCCGTGGGCGCGATGGTTCCGTCGTCGTTCTGCGCCGGCGGCGCGCCGCGCGCATTGTAACCGGAAGGCCCGTCGCCTGCAGTCAGCCCCCACAGATCGGTGCCATAGCCGACGAACCCGCCCGGATTGGCGATGCAGTAGGCCCGCTGGGCCAGGGTCGCGCGGCGCGTGTTTTCGTAGTAGGTGCTGCTCTGCGACGTCATATAGGCGTCGCGGATGGAACGGAAGTCCACCCAGCAGTGCGAATACTGGTGGCCGAACAGCGGCGGGAACTGGACGAAGTCGTAGCCGTACCAGCTTCCCCACACGTAGCCGCTGGTCCAGCGCGCCCAGGCATTGGTGGGAACCGCGTGGGTCGGCGAGCCGAGGGCGAGGATGTAG encodes the following:
- a CDS encoding glucoamylase family protein; translation: MKRILAVPLAVLFLCSARPAGAQTMTTDALLDTLQHTAFNYFWNEANPLNGLIKDRSTSDSPCSIASTGFGLSGICVGVDRGWVSRSAAAARVLTTLQTFWNGPQSSIGDGTIGYKGFFYHFLDMNTGLRTWSSELSSIDTALLLAGILDAKQYFDGSDPNEQQIRALADSINQRVDWNFMRNFNQGVLMGWKPGTGFAGFGQWIGYNEAMILYILALGSPTHAVPTNAWARWTSGYVWGSWYGYDFVQFPPLFGHQYSHCWVDFRSIRDAYMTSQSSTYYENTRRATLAQRAYCIANPGGFVGYGTDLWGLTAGDGPSGYNARGAPPAQNDDGTIAPTAAITSLIFAPDEVWPVIYNLWNRYRAQMFGPYGFTDGLNPGQNWFDTDVLGIDQGPILLMLENYRTGSIWQRFMRNAEIQNGLTRAGFTQLTVEVPVAGVSGLEFAASPNPSRGGTRLRFRLPAEGAVRLSVFDVAGREIARPIAAWLPAGERILTLNDAGWPAGLYVYRLEANGMTRTVRGVRLP